From Flavobacterium arcticum, the proteins below share one genomic window:
- a CDS encoding Clp protease ClpP has product MTGNIYISGQIGTFDGVTGTELIDVVAQVKKQPKATAYNVHINSEGGLVDVGFDIYHYLKSLGKPVTTIGSGIVASIATVVFMAGNKRVVRENTPFMIHLPWGGSMGTADDLAKFAKQLRAIETKMVGFYKKALNVQEQAILPLLKNETWLSGTQLTALGFTTSQHVKIAAKAFINPKTIMRGTLTERDRHWMEGLFNRVLAKFKHSNVYNKIVQDATGAELDFTELADDEIIELGSIATIDATPAEGEYMMPDGATYIFEAGELVEIIEAEEGTDTGAAAAIRAENKALKRQLNTIKGEVLALKRQVGSRYSLDGKKVAARKPGQNDKLSGMKQYLQNKNRK; this is encoded by the coding sequence ATGACAGGAAACATTTATATCTCCGGTCAGATAGGCACATTTGATGGCGTTACAGGTACAGAGCTTATCGATGTAGTAGCTCAGGTAAAAAAACAACCCAAAGCAACCGCCTACAACGTGCACATCAACTCCGAAGGAGGCTTGGTAGATGTAGGTTTCGACATTTACCATTACCTAAAATCACTAGGCAAACCCGTTACCACCATAGGCAGCGGTATAGTGGCAAGCATAGCCACCGTAGTATTTATGGCAGGCAATAAAAGAGTAGTGCGCGAAAACACCCCTTTTATGATACACCTCCCGTGGGGTGGCTCTATGGGCACTGCCGATGACCTAGCCAAGTTTGCCAAACAACTACGCGCCATAGAAACCAAAATGGTAGGCTTTTACAAAAAAGCACTCAACGTGCAAGAGCAAGCCATACTACCATTACTAAAAAACGAAACATGGCTATCGGGCACACAGCTCACCGCCCTTGGCTTTACTACTTCGCAGCACGTAAAAATAGCTGCAAAAGCATTCATTAATCCAAAAACTATTATGAGAGGAACACTTACCGAGAGGGACAGGCACTGGATGGAAGGTCTGTTCAACCGTGTGCTGGCAAAATTTAAGCACAGCAACGTTTACAACAAAATCGTACAAGATGCCACAGGTGCAGAACTCGATTTTACCGAACTAGCAGATGACGAAATCATCGAACTAGGCTCTATTGCCACAATAGATGCCACACCAGCCGAAGGCGAATACATGATGCCCGATGGTGCTACCTATATATTTGAAGCAGGAGAACTTGTAGAAATTATAGAAGCCGAAGAAGGCACCGATACTGGCGCAGCAGCTGCTATACGTGCCGAAAACAAAGCACTAAAAAGACAACTCAACACCATAAAAGGCGAAGTACTAGCACTAAAAAGACAAGTAGGCAGCCGTTACAGCCTAGACGGCAAAAAAGTAGCAGCTCGCAAACCAGGGCAAAATGATAAGCTATCTGGTATGAAGCAATATTTGCAAAATAAAAACAGAAAGTAA